One Setaria viridis chromosome 3, Setaria_viridis_v4.0, whole genome shotgun sequence DNA window includes the following coding sequences:
- the LOC117847558 gene encoding protein GL2-INTERACTING REPRESSOR 1: MSRNNGKVGSKLQELRLSLSRSRGGAGGPSGATGQGGVGGGGGSPRRLSSSSSSTASPPSSCVSSEGSPEAGGAGAPMILAGCPRCMMYVMLSREDPRCPKCHSTVLLDFNGDAPAADPRNAGAKSKGRRG; the protein is encoded by the coding sequence ATGAGCAGGAACAACGGCAAGGTCGGGTCGAAGCTGCAGGAGCTGCGGCTGAGCCTGTCGCGGTCGCGCGGGGGCGCGGGGGGGCCGTCGGGGGCGACCGGGcagggcggcgtcggcggcggcgggggctcgCCGAGGcggctgtcgtcgtcgtcgtcctcgaccGCGTCCCCGCCGAGCTCGTGCGTGTCGTCGGAGGGGAGCCCCGaggcggggggcgccggcgcgccgaTGATCCTGGCGGGGTGCCCCCGGTGCATGATGTACGTGATGCTGTCGCGGGAGGACCCCCGGTGCCCCAAGTGCCACAGCACCGTCCTCCTCGACTTCAACGgcgacgcccccgccgccgacccgcgcAACGCCGGCGCCAAGAGCAAGGGCAGGCGCGGCTGA
- the LOC117847570 gene encoding transcription repressor OFP13, protein MVKGLPFSSLFYTTNSAQDTPPPSPPPAAPPAWMWPSCKHPRTQSFRTPSAAAKTIASLFLDSGESSFANSSARTTHRVVCASDDSPSTESEPSAADDMADAIVRGLRSDDRLLFEPQAPSSSILERKPPGPATRRATAAAGHAEDASSSSFGDGVAVAFDSADPYRDFRASMEEMVSAHGVGDWEWLERMLAWYLGANGRDTHPAIVTAFVDLVVSMAASASACTCSSSSRVSSFTLARSEPGESSSAGGGHFSFGLR, encoded by the coding sequence ATGGTGAAGGGGCTACCCTTCAGCTCCCTGTTCTACACCACTAACTCGGCCCAggacacgccgccgccgtcaccaccaccagccgcccCACCGGCATGGATGTGGCCCTCCTGCAAGCACCCAAGAACCCAGTCCTTCCGgaccccgtccgccgccgccaagacCATCGCGTCCCTCTTCCTGGACTCCGGCGAGTCGTCCTTCGCCAACTCCTCCGCGCGCACGACGCACCGCGTCGTCTGCGCGTCCGACGACAGCCCGTCCACCGAGTCCGAGCCCTCCGCGGCCGACGACATGGCCGACGCTATCGTCCGCGGCCTTCGCTCCGACGACCGCCTCCTCTTCGAGCCGCAGGCGCCCTCAAGCTCCATCCTCGAGAGGAAGCCGCCCGGTCCCGCCACGCGTcgggccaccgctgccgccggccacgccgaggacgcgtcgtcctcgtccttcggcgacggcgtggccgTGGCGTTCGACTCCGCCGACCCGTACCGCGACTTCCGGGCGTCCATGGAGGAGATGGTGTCCGCGCACGGCGTGGGCGACTGGGAGTGGCTGGAGAGGATGCTGGCGTGGTACCTCGGCGCCAACGGCAGGGACACCCACCCCGCCATCGTCACCGCGTTCGTCGACCTCGTCGTCTCCAtggcggcctccgcctccgcctgcacTTGCAGCTCGTCCTCCCGCGTATCTTCCTTCACGCTCGCCCGTAGCGAGCCGGGCGAGagcagcagcgccggcggcggccatttCTCCTTCGGCCTCAGGTAA